A single window of Gossypium hirsutum isolate 1008001.06 chromosome A10, Gossypium_hirsutum_v2.1, whole genome shotgun sequence DNA harbors:
- the LOC107896388 gene encoding protein SHI RELATED SEQUENCE 6 — MLGLHNIFLIAPPPQENQQQQAPPPPPPPPQPFNQNYNLTDTNLWTSKRSTAQESIPVFQKKDGTLNNVEEEDDDESGAAGGCFKVCRDCGNRAKKECGYSRCRTCCKSRGYDCATHVKSTWVPAARRKDRKVLVIGDDDGGGNGGWSSGSSSCGGKRQRVLNLTSNATSKSLNFEAGTCHQDSGFKESLPVRVQAPAVFRCIQVTAISDGESEIAYQATVNISGHVFKGFLYDHGADVKNEFPCISKVVFESSSSGRDRDSSSPVVDPANTIAASGD; from the exons ATGTTAGGCCTCCATAACATCTTCCTTATAGCTCCACCACCACAGGAAAACCAACAACAACAAGCCCCACCACCGCCGCCGCCACCACCACAACCCTTTAACCAAAACTACAACTTGACTGACACAAATCTTTGGACTTCAAAGAGAAGCACCGCCCAAGAATCAATACCAGTTTTccaaaagaaagatggaaccttGAATAAtgttgaagaagaagatgatgatgaaagtGGTGCTGCTGGTGGTTGCTTCAAGGTGTGTAGAGATTGTGGGAATAGGGCAAAGAAGGAGTGTGGATATAGTAGGTGTCGGACTTGTTGTAAGAGTCGAGGGTATGATTGTGCTACTCACGTGAAGAGCACATGGGTGCCTGCTGCTAGGAGAAAAGACAGGAAGGTTTTAGTGATCGGGGATGATGACGGCGGCGGAAATGGTGGTTGGTCTTCCGGCTCCTCTTCTTGTGGTGGTAAAAGACAAAGGGTTTTGAATTTGACTTCAAACGCTACTTCTAAGTCCTTGAATTTTGAAGCAGGCACTTGTCACCAGG aTTCAGGATTTAAAGAATCCTTACCGGTTCGAGTTCAAGCACCGGCGGTTTTCAGGTGTATTCAAGTGACAGCCATTAGTGATGGTGAATCAGAGATTGCATACCAAGCTACTGTGAATATAAGTGGCCATGTTTTCAAGGGGTTCCTATATGACCATGGAGCCGATGTGAAAAACGAGTTTCCCTGCATTTCAAAAGTCGTTTTTGAAAGCAGCAGCAGTGGAAGGGATAGAGATTCATCTTCTCCGGTTGTTGATCCAGCAAACACCATTGCAGCCTCCGGTGACTGA